In Chlamydia gallinacea 08-1274/3, the sequence ACTTCTTTATGCTCATACGCCGGTGAATTGGTATCCGTGGGGTAGTGAGGCTTTTGATTTAGCAAAATCTCAAGATAAACCTATCTTTCTTTCTATAGGGTGCGCTCATTCTCGGGGGTGCCGTGTTATGCTTCAGGAGAGTTTTGTAAATCCTGAAGTGGCAGCCATGCTCAATGAATATTTTGTTAATGTTAAAATAGATAAGGAAGAGTTGCCCCATGTAGCTCATCTCTATTTTGATCTCGCTCAGTTGCTTTCTGTATCGGGAGAAGGACAGAGCATTTCTTCCTGGCCTTTGAATGTATTTTTAACCCCGGATTTGCTTCCCTTTTTTTCTGTGAATTATTTAAGTGCTGAAGAGAAGTTAGGCATGCCTTCATTTTCTCAAATGATAGAAAAGTTATATGCCATGTGGAAAGACTGTGAAGAGAGAGAGGTTCTTGTCCGTCAGGCTCATAAGGTTATGGAAATCGCCTCTTTTATAGAGAAGTGTTTTAAAAAAGAACTCCTAGAAGAGCAGGTCCTTTTGCAAACGGTATCTGCAATTTATCATGATATTGATCCTCATTACGGAGGAATCAAATCTTTTCCTAAAACCCCGCCTTACTTACTCATTCAATTCTTATTACGTTACAGCATAGAATATCAAGATAGTCGTAGTCTGTTTTTTGTGGATCGTTCATTGCAGATGATGGCTAAGGGAGGGATTTTTGATCATCTAGGAGGAGGTTTTTATTGCTATACTATAGATGATAAATGGTTAATTCCTTGTTTTGAAAAACAACTCATAGACAATGCGTTTTTACTGTTAGACTATCTTGATGCTGGAGTCTGTTTAAAAAATCCTCAGTACCTAGAGATTGCAAAACAGATACTTCATTACATGTTATCAGCACTGTACTATCCCGATGTGGGGGCTTTCTATACTTCAGAACACGGGGAATCTTGGGGAGCCTCAGGGAAGTGCTTAGCCTGGTCAGGAGAGGAAATTCGTGAGATTTTAGGAGAAAGAGCAGATTTATTTTGTGAGTATTATGGCATTTCTCGAGAAGGATTTTGCAATGGGAAGAATATCCTCCATATTCCTGACCATATTAACTTAGAAGAAATTGCAGAGAAATATCATTGCTCAGTTGAAGAATTTTTTGAGATTTTAGATTGCCTAAAAGATAAGTTACGTTTGCATAGAGAAACAAAGCTACAATTATTTAAAGATGACCAATGTTTGGCTTTTCATAACGGATGGATGATTCATGCTCTTGTGATTGCAGGGAGAACTTTAGGAGAGAATCATTATATTTCTATAGCTATGAAGTGTGGTGAGTTTATTCGTAATCATTTGTGTGTGAAGACGACATTATTACGCAGATGGAGGGAAGGAGAAGCAAAATATTCTGCAGGACTGGAAGATTATGGTGCTGTTATTTTAGGGTTCCTTTCCCTATACGAAGTTGGATGTGGCGCGAAATGGCTAGTATATGCTGAGGAGCTCATGAAGGAGGTTCTCATTTTTTTCCGTTCGGAGAGCGGGGGATTTTATACTACAGATGGACGTGATTCCTATTTGCTTTTTCAGCAAGAGAGCTTATCCGATGGGGAAAGTATTTCCGGAAGTGCTTTGATTTGTCAAACCTTAATCAAGTTACACATGCTTACGGAAAAGAAACACTATCTAACCTATGCTGAAGATACATTACAGTTAGCTCAGGCCCGATGGCATACGCATAAATTTTCGTCTATGGGAAGCTTAATTGCTGCTCAGACTTATTTTTCTCGTAACCACAAAAAAATTCTTATTTCTCTTGCTCATGAAGAAGATCGTAGAATCATTTTATCTTATTTTTCTGGTCGCTTTCTTCCTTATGTATCTTTAGTGTGGATGAAACAAGGTGAGAGAGAATTATTAGAACGTCTTCTTCCGGAACATGAACATTCGTTAATCCCCAAGGAGGGCCAGAAGTTATCTATTGTTTGTGTCATTGAACCGGAAGTAGGAAGGAAATTTTCGAATCTAGAAGATTTTTATAACTATTTGAAAGAATATACTTTATAAATGTATTTCTGCGTGTTTTGTCAA encodes:
- a CDS encoding thioredoxin domain-containing protein, whose translation is MSQPLYTNKLINEKSPYLLLYAHTPVNWYPWGSEAFDLAKSQDKPIFLSIGCAHSRGCRVMLQESFVNPEVAAMLNEYFVNVKIDKEELPHVAHLYFDLAQLLSVSGEGQSISSWPLNVFLTPDLLPFFSVNYLSAEEKLGMPSFSQMIEKLYAMWKDCEEREVLVRQAHKVMEIASFIEKCFKKELLEEQVLLQTVSAIYHDIDPHYGGIKSFPKTPPYLLIQFLLRYSIEYQDSRSLFFVDRSLQMMAKGGIFDHLGGGFYCYTIDDKWLIPCFEKQLIDNAFLLLDYLDAGVCLKNPQYLEIAKQILHYMLSALYYPDVGAFYTSEHGESWGASGKCLAWSGEEIREILGERADLFCEYYGISREGFCNGKNILHIPDHINLEEIAEKYHCSVEEFFEILDCLKDKLRLHRETKLQLFKDDQCLAFHNGWMIHALVIAGRTLGENHYISIAMKCGEFIRNHLCVKTTLLRRWREGEAKYSAGLEDYGAVILGFLSLYEVGCGAKWLVYAEELMKEVLIFFRSESGGFYTTDGRDSYLLFQQESLSDGESISGSALICQTLIKLHMLTEKKHYLTYAEDTLQLAQARWHTHKFSSMGSLIAAQTYFSRNHKKILISLAHEEDRRIILSYFSGRFLPYVSLVWMKQGERELLERLLPEHEHSLIPKEGQKLSIVCVIEPEVGRKFSNLEDFYNYLKEYTL